A stretch of the Mycobacteriales bacterium genome encodes the following:
- a CDS encoding ChaB family protein, translating to MPAKKDLPATLQRSPKKAQETWSKTHDSAVEEYGEGERAHRTAFSSLKHSYEKVGDHWEQKDEKGPSDAQAARSGRASRKSRPTPGGVDANASKAHLMELAKRLDVRGRSRMTKDELVEALRKANNRESARSLRK from the coding sequence ATGCCCGCCAAGAAGGACCTGCCGGCGACGCTCCAGCGGTCGCCCAAGAAAGCGCAGGAGACGTGGTCGAAGACGCACGACTCGGCCGTCGAGGAGTACGGGGAGGGTGAGCGCGCCCATCGCACCGCGTTCTCCTCGCTCAAGCACTCGTACGAGAAGGTCGGCGACCACTGGGAGCAGAAGGACGAGAAGGGTCCGTCGGACGCTCAGGCGGCCCGGTCCGGCCGCGCGTCCCGCAAGTCCCGGCCGACCCCGGGCGGCGTGGACGCCAACGCGTCCAAGGCCCACCTGATGGAGCTGGCGAAGCGCCTGGACGTCCGGGGCCGGTCCCGGATGACCAAGGACGAGCTCGTCGAGGCCCTCCGGAAGGCGAACAACCGGGAGAGCGCGCGGTCCCTCCGGAAGTGA
- a CDS encoding PfkB family carbohydrate kinase: protein MRGPLVVVGDVLLDRDLSGRADRLSPDAPVPVVSALTEAERPGGAGLAALLAARDAGEVVLVTALGDDPAGERVAALLAAAGVTVIAGRLPGRTPVKERIRVAGQSLLRLDREEAAPGPPVVTAAMRAAVHGAGALLVSDYGRGLSADARLRSALAAATASVPVVWDPHPRGAEPVPGVRVATPNLAEALRFTGLSADGGTVAAAARAARLLARRWRAAGVAVTLGPRGALLAGPDDVPLAVPVSQAAGGDPCGAGDRFAATVTVRLAAGALPSEAVTAGVAAASAYVAAGGPASLAPVLSAPSGSPSAAPGGSVASAAGSALSMVDPGLAVPDRPGPVGVGRSGTAAVSRPAAEVVRRTRAAGGVVVATGGCFDLLHAGHVATLEAARRLGDCLVVCLNSDESVRRLKGAGRPLVPARDRVRVLEALGAVDAVTVFAEDTPLAVLDAIRPDVWVKGGDYAAPALPETELLAGWDGQVVVVPYLAGRSTTRLVETAGGELSGNDEMTTAGRQDG from the coding sequence GTGAGGGGCCCGCTGGTCGTCGTCGGCGACGTGCTGCTGGACCGGGACCTGTCCGGACGGGCCGACCGGCTCAGCCCGGACGCCCCGGTGCCGGTGGTCAGCGCGCTGACCGAGGCCGAGCGGCCGGGCGGGGCCGGGCTGGCGGCGCTGCTGGCCGCCCGGGACGCGGGCGAGGTCGTGCTCGTCACCGCGCTCGGCGACGACCCGGCCGGGGAGCGGGTCGCCGCGCTGCTGGCCGCCGCGGGCGTGACCGTGATCGCCGGCCGGTTGCCGGGGCGGACGCCGGTGAAGGAGCGGATCCGGGTCGCCGGGCAGTCGCTGCTGCGGCTGGACCGGGAGGAGGCCGCACCCGGGCCGCCGGTGGTCACCGCGGCGATGCGGGCAGCCGTCCACGGTGCCGGGGCGCTGCTGGTCTCCGACTACGGCCGGGGGCTGAGCGCGGACGCCAGGCTGCGCTCGGCGCTGGCCGCGGCGACCGCGTCGGTGCCGGTGGTCTGGGACCCGCACCCGCGCGGGGCCGAGCCGGTGCCCGGAGTCCGGGTGGCGACGCCGAACCTGGCCGAAGCGCTGCGGTTCACCGGCCTGTCCGCGGACGGCGGGACGGTCGCCGCGGCGGCGCGGGCGGCCCGGCTGCTGGCCCGGCGGTGGCGGGCGGCCGGGGTCGCGGTGACGCTCGGCCCGCGCGGCGCGCTGCTGGCCGGACCGGACGACGTACCGCTGGCCGTGCCGGTGTCGCAGGCAGCGGGCGGGGACCCGTGCGGAGCGGGGGACCGGTTCGCCGCGACGGTGACGGTCCGGCTCGCGGCCGGGGCGCTGCCGAGCGAGGCCGTCACCGCCGGCGTGGCGGCCGCGTCGGCCTACGTCGCCGCCGGTGGGCCGGCCTCGCTGGCCCCTGTCCTGTCGGCGCCGTCCGGCAGTCCGTCGGCGGCGCCGGGCGGATCGGTGGCGTCGGCTGCCGGCTCGGCACTGTCCATGGTGGATCCGGGACTGGCTGTTCCGGACCGGCCCGGCCCTGTCGGGGTGGGCCGGTCCGGGACGGCCGCGGTGAGCCGGCCGGCGGCCGAGGTGGTCCGCCGGACCCGGGCCGCCGGCGGCGTCGTGGTCGCCACCGGCGGCTGTTTCGACCTTCTGCACGCCGGGCACGTCGCGACCCTGGAGGCGGCCCGGCGGCTCGGGGACTGCCTGGTCGTCTGCCTCAACTCCGACGAGTCGGTCCGCCGGCTCAAAGGTGCGGGCCGGCCGCTGGTGCCGGCCCGGGACCGGGTCCGGGTGCTGGAGGCGCTCGGCGCCGTCGACGCGGTGACCGTGTTCGCCGAGGACACCCCGCTGGCGGTGCTCGACGCGATCCGGCCCGACGTGTGGGTGAAGGGCGGCGACTACGCCGCACCGGCGCTGCCGGAGACCGAGCTGCTGGCCGGCTGGGACGGGCAGGTCGTGGTCGTGCCGTACCTGGCCGGCCGCTCGACCACCCGCCTGGTGGAGACGGCCGGCGGCGAGCTGAGTGGGAACGACGAGATGACTACTGCTGGGAGGCAGGATGGCTGA
- a CDS encoding glycosyltransferase family 9 protein, with protein MAVADLLVLRALGLGDLLTAVPALRGLRRARPGHRLVLAGPAALEPLARLSGTVDAVLPRSGLDGPLRTDGPALAVNLHGRGPQSTRLLRATGPAELWSYGLGPMWTDGEHEVDRWCRLLSWYGVPADPGDLRLDRPDEPSPAPGAVVVHPGAASGSRRWPVDRFAAVARELAADGHRVVVTAGPSERDLAAAVGAEWVPTGLTGLAALVAEAALVVCGDTGVAHLATAYGTPSVLLFGPTPPAEWGPRSGPHTVLWSGGRGDPHGAEPDPGLLRITVAEVLAAARRGIRAPAAP; from the coding sequence GTGGCCGTAGCCGACCTGCTGGTGCTGCGGGCGCTCGGGCTGGGCGATCTGCTGACCGCGGTGCCGGCGCTGCGGGGACTGCGGCGGGCCCGGCCCGGGCACCGCCTGGTGCTGGCCGGGCCGGCCGCGCTGGAACCCTTGGCCCGGCTGTCCGGCACGGTCGACGCGGTGCTGCCGCGGTCCGGATTGGACGGTCCACTCCGGACGGACGGGCCGGCCCTCGCGGTGAACCTGCACGGCCGCGGGCCGCAGTCGACCCGGCTGCTGCGGGCGACCGGGCCGGCCGAGCTCTGGTCGTACGGCCTCGGTCCGATGTGGACGGACGGGGAGCACGAGGTCGACCGCTGGTGCCGGCTGCTGTCCTGGTACGGCGTCCCGGCCGATCCGGGCGACCTCCGGCTGGACCGGCCGGACGAGCCGAGCCCGGCGCCGGGGGCGGTGGTGGTCCACCCGGGCGCGGCGTCGGGGTCGCGGCGCTGGCCGGTCGACCGGTTCGCCGCGGTGGCCCGGGAACTGGCCGCGGACGGGCACCGGGTCGTGGTCACCGCCGGACCGTCCGAACGCGACCTGGCCGCCGCGGTCGGGGCCGAGTGGGTGCCGACCGGGCTGACCGGGCTGGCCGCGCTGGTGGCCGAGGCCGCGCTGGTGGTCTGCGGGGACACCGGCGTCGCCCACCTCGCCACCGCGTACGGGACGCCGTCGGTGCTGCTGTTCGGCCCGACCCCGCCGGCCGAGTGGGGCCCGCGCTCCGGGCCGCACACCGTGCTCTGGTCCGGCGGCCGGGGCGACCCGCACGGCGCCGAGCCCGACCCCGGCCTGCTGCGGATCACCGTGGCCGAGGTGCTGGCCGCGGCCCGGAGGGGGATCCGTGCCCCGGCTGCGCCGTAG
- a CDS encoding SDR family oxidoreductase yields the protein MAERPLGTVLVTGGASGLGAATALAVAQAGGTALVLDRVPPPAEVKDAIADFEVVDLADARAAEAAVRAIAERAGGLDAVFTPAGTDKCGMLADVDGADWDRVILVNLIGTAAVVRAALPYLTASHGRVVTCASTLGFRALSDATAYCASKFGVVGFTRALAAELQGTVGVTMLVPGGMQTAFFDDRDEKYKPPADAKLNDPANVAATVLFALRQPAGCEVRELVVTPSVESSWP from the coding sequence ATGGCTGAGCGTCCACTGGGGACGGTGCTGGTGACCGGAGGAGCGTCCGGGCTCGGCGCGGCGACCGCGCTGGCGGTGGCACAGGCGGGCGGGACCGCGCTGGTGCTGGACCGGGTGCCGCCACCGGCGGAGGTGAAGGACGCGATCGCCGACTTCGAGGTGGTCGACCTGGCCGACGCCCGGGCGGCCGAGGCCGCGGTCCGGGCGATCGCGGAGCGGGCCGGCGGTCTGGATGCCGTCTTCACCCCGGCCGGTACGGACAAGTGCGGCATGCTGGCCGACGTCGACGGTGCCGACTGGGACCGGGTGATCCTGGTCAACCTGATCGGCACCGCCGCGGTGGTGCGGGCCGCGCTGCCGTACCTGACCGCGTCGCACGGCCGGGTCGTCACCTGCGCCTCGACGCTGGGGTTCCGGGCGCTGTCGGACGCCACCGCATACTGTGCGTCGAAGTTCGGGGTGGTCGGGTTCACCCGGGCGCTGGCGGCCGAGCTGCAGGGCACGGTCGGCGTGACGATGCTGGTGCCGGGCGGGATGCAGACCGCGTTCTTCGACGACCGGGACGAGAAGTACAAGCCGCCGGCGGACGCGAAGCTCAACGACCCGGCGAACGTGGCCGCGACCGTGCTGTTCGCGCTGCGCCAGCCCGCCGGCTGCGAGGTGCGCGAGCTGGTGGTGACGCCGTCGGTGGAGAGCTCGTGGCCGTAG
- a CDS encoding glycosyltransferase family 9 protein: MNAPSASAGPQRVLVARLDNEGDVLLAGPAVRAVAAAAEVVLLTGPRGRQAAALLPGVTETIEWRAPWIDPAPEPVERSDVDGLVATLRFLRLDAAVVLTSYHQSALPLALLLRLAGVRHVTAISADYPGSLLDVRHRVEEDLPEAERGLSTAAAAGFGLPPGDDGRLRVRRPLPAVDHLTGPGPYVVLHPGASVPARAWSPDRCAGAVRALAAAGHRVLVTGGPAETALTAAVAGPAAAAGPGPGAGARAGAGAGVLDLGGRTSFAELAAVLAGAAVVVVGNTGPAHLAAAVGTPVVSLFAPVVPAARWAPYGVPSVLLGDQDAPCRATRATVCPIPGHPCLDTVTADDVVVAVEKLAGAA; this comes from the coding sequence GTGAACGCTCCGTCCGCCTCGGCCGGTCCGCAGCGGGTGCTGGTGGCGCGGTTGGACAATGAGGGCGACGTGCTGCTGGCCGGGCCGGCGGTGCGGGCCGTCGCCGCCGCGGCCGAGGTCGTGCTGCTGACCGGACCGCGCGGCCGGCAGGCGGCGGCGCTGCTGCCCGGGGTGACCGAGACGATCGAATGGCGGGCGCCGTGGATCGACCCGGCGCCCGAGCCGGTCGAGCGGTCCGATGTGGACGGTCTGGTCGCGACGCTGCGGTTCCTGCGGCTGGATGCGGCGGTCGTGCTCACCTCGTACCACCAGTCGGCGTTGCCGCTGGCGTTGCTGCTGCGGCTGGCCGGGGTCCGGCATGTGACCGCGATCAGCGCGGACTACCCGGGCTCGCTGCTGGACGTCCGGCACCGCGTCGAGGAGGACCTGCCGGAGGCCGAGCGGGGACTGTCGACCGCGGCGGCGGCCGGGTTCGGGCTGCCGCCCGGGGACGACGGGCGGCTGCGGGTGCGCCGGCCGCTGCCGGCGGTGGACCACCTCACCGGACCCGGGCCGTACGTGGTGCTGCACCCGGGCGCGTCGGTGCCGGCCCGGGCCTGGTCGCCGGACCGGTGCGCCGGCGCGGTGCGGGCGTTGGCCGCGGCCGGGCATCGCGTCCTGGTCACCGGCGGGCCGGCCGAGACCGCCCTGACGGCCGCCGTCGCTGGGCCGGCCGCGGCGGCTGGGCCGGGGCCGGGTGCCGGCGCGCGGGCGGGTGCCGGGGCGGGCGTGCTGGATCTGGGTGGGCGGACGAGTTTCGCGGAGCTGGCGGCGGTGCTGGCCGGGGCAGCAGTGGTGGTGGTCGGCAACACCGGCCCGGCGCACCTCGCCGCCGCGGTCGGCACCCCGGTCGTCTCGCTGTTCGCCCCGGTCGTCCCGGCCGCCCGCTGGGCCCCGTACGGCGTGCCGAGCGTCCTGCTCGGCGACCAGGACGCGCCCTGCCGGGCCACCCGGGCGACGGTCTGCCCGATCCCCGGGCACCCCTGCCTGGACACGGTGACCGCGGACGACGTCGTCGTCGCGGTCGAGAAGCTGGCCGGTGCGGCATGA
- a CDS encoding glycosyltransferase has translation MRVLSWHVHGAWSTAFVRGAHDHLVPVVPDRGPDGRGRARTYDWPAAVREVTPAQLAAEPVDVVVLQRPRDLELADTWLGGRRVGRDVPAVYVEHDCPRGDVPRTRHPLADRDDIPIVHVTHFNALMWDSGRAPTVVIEHGVPDPGPLWTGELARAAVVVNDPVRRGRLVGADLLPVFAGIAPLDLFGMNTDQVEGVVAHDLPQLEMHDALARRRVYLHPFRWTSLGLSLVEAMHLGMPVVALATTEAVEAVPPGAGVCSNRMDVLSDGVRRLLADRDAAAAAGRVARRAALDRYGLSRFLHDWDRLLKEVTR, from the coding sequence ATGAGGGTCCTCAGCTGGCACGTGCACGGGGCCTGGAGCACCGCGTTCGTCCGGGGCGCGCACGACCACCTCGTCCCGGTCGTCCCGGACCGCGGCCCGGACGGCCGCGGCCGGGCGCGGACGTACGACTGGCCGGCGGCGGTCCGGGAGGTGACCCCGGCGCAGCTGGCCGCCGAGCCGGTCGACGTGGTCGTGCTGCAGCGCCCGCGCGACCTGGAGCTGGCCGACACCTGGCTCGGCGGCCGGCGGGTCGGCCGCGACGTCCCGGCCGTGTACGTCGAGCACGACTGCCCGCGCGGGGACGTGCCGCGCACCCGGCACCCGCTGGCCGACCGGGATGACATCCCGATCGTGCACGTGACCCACTTCAACGCGCTGATGTGGGACTCGGGCCGGGCGCCCACGGTGGTGATCGAGCACGGCGTACCGGACCCGGGTCCACTGTGGACCGGCGAGCTGGCCCGGGCCGCGGTGGTGGTGAACGACCCGGTCCGGCGCGGCCGGCTGGTCGGGGCCGATCTGCTGCCGGTCTTCGCCGGGATCGCCCCGCTCGACCTGTTCGGCATGAACACGGACCAGGTGGAGGGTGTCGTCGCTCACGATCTGCCCCAGCTCGAGATGCACGATGCGCTCGCACGGCGCAGGGTGTATCTGCACCCGTTCCGATGGACATCGCTCGGCCTGTCGCTGGTCGAGGCCATGCACCTCGGGATGCCGGTGGTGGCGTTGGCCACCACCGAGGCGGTCGAGGCGGTGCCGCCGGGTGCCGGGGTCTGTTCGAACCGGATGGACGTGCTGAGCGATGGAGTACGCCGGCTGCTCGCCGACCGTGACGCGGCCGCTGCGGCGGGCCGCGTGGCCCGCCGCGCTGCCCTGGACCGGTACGGGCTGTCCCGCTTCCTGCACGACTGGGACCGACTTCTCAAGGAGGTGACCCGATGA
- a CDS encoding CsbD family protein, giving the protein MGLDDKIGNAADRAAGRGKEAVGAATDDEEMRNEGRGQQTEADVKDAGEKVKDAGDKVKDAFKR; this is encoded by the coding sequence ATGGGACTCGACGACAAGATCGGCAATGCCGCTGACCGTGCGGCCGGACGCGGCAAAGAGGCGGTCGGCGCGGCCACCGACGACGAGGAGATGCGCAACGAGGGTCGCGGCCAGCAGACCGAGGCGGACGTGAAGGACGCCGGCGAGAAGGTCAAGGACGCCGGCGACAAGGTCAAGGACGCGTTCAAGCGCTGA
- a CDS encoding carbamoyltransferase C-terminal domain-containing protein, giving the protein MRVLGINAIYHDPAAALVVDGEVVAAAEEERFSRRKHGKRPVPFAAWELPELAAAWCLERAGLTAADVDVVTYSFDPALVRPPAEVGVEDPWDSLRTTYAQRAPQFLATALPGLDPDAVRYVPHHIAHAASAGLAAPQRESAVLVLDGRGEAVSHLAGRYAADGTLTVLASQSLPHSLGLLYEDVTEHLGFLRSSDEYKVMALASYGTPRHLPLLREAIRATGDGGFRTDPVAWDALAKRRAAADEFTAEHADLAASVQVRLEEVLLELATWLHRQTGEKALTMAGGVALNCVANSRLAAEGPYETVWVQPAAGDAGTALGGALHVAAAAGERAEPMAGADLGRGWTDAELAAWLDTARWPYTRPADLAGEVADVLAADGVVAWFAGRAEYGPRALGHRSLLANPGRRETLTKLNDVKGREQFRPVAPMIRLDRAADVFEGPLPSPYMLFVHRVRDEWRDRIPAVVHVDGTARAQTVDPEREPGVAALLTAFERRTGLPCLVNTSLNTAGRPIVDDPRDALELFGSAPVDVLVLGPYLVRRPLS; this is encoded by the coding sequence GTGCGTGTCCTCGGCATCAACGCGATCTACCACGACCCGGCCGCCGCCCTCGTCGTCGACGGCGAGGTCGTCGCCGCGGCCGAGGAGGAGCGGTTCAGCCGCCGCAAGCACGGCAAGCGGCCGGTGCCGTTCGCGGCCTGGGAGCTGCCGGAGCTGGCCGCGGCCTGGTGCCTGGAACGGGCCGGGCTGACCGCCGCGGACGTGGACGTCGTGACGTACTCGTTCGACCCGGCGCTGGTCCGCCCGCCGGCCGAGGTCGGGGTCGAGGACCCCTGGGACTCGCTGCGGACCACGTACGCGCAGCGGGCGCCGCAGTTCCTGGCCACCGCGCTTCCCGGGCTGGACCCGGACGCCGTGCGCTACGTCCCGCACCACATCGCCCACGCCGCCTCGGCCGGGTTGGCCGCGCCGCAGCGCGAGTCCGCGGTGCTCGTGCTCGACGGCCGCGGCGAGGCCGTCTCCCACCTCGCCGGGCGGTACGCGGCCGACGGCACGCTGACCGTCCTGGCCTCCCAGTCGCTGCCGCACTCGCTCGGCCTGCTCTACGAGGACGTCACCGAGCACCTGGGCTTCCTGCGCTCCTCCGACGAGTACAAGGTGATGGCGCTGGCCTCGTACGGGACGCCGCGGCACCTGCCGCTGCTGCGCGAGGCGATCCGGGCCACCGGCGACGGCGGCTTCCGGACCGACCCGGTCGCCTGGGACGCGCTGGCCAAGCGCCGGGCCGCGGCCGACGAGTTCACCGCCGAGCACGCCGACCTGGCCGCGAGCGTGCAGGTCCGCCTGGAGGAGGTGCTGCTGGAGCTGGCGACCTGGCTGCACCGGCAGACCGGGGAGAAGGCGCTGACGATGGCCGGCGGGGTCGCGCTGAACTGCGTGGCCAACTCGCGGCTGGCGGCCGAGGGGCCGTACGAGACGGTCTGGGTGCAGCCGGCGGCCGGGGACGCCGGCACCGCGCTCGGCGGCGCGCTGCACGTGGCCGCGGCCGCGGGGGAGCGGGCCGAGCCGATGGCCGGCGCCGACCTCGGCCGGGGCTGGACCGACGCCGAGCTCGCGGCCTGGCTGGACACCGCCCGCTGGCCGTACACGCGACCGGCCGACCTGGCCGGTGAGGTCGCCGACGTGCTGGCCGCGGACGGGGTGGTGGCCTGGTTCGCCGGTCGCGCCGAATACGGCCCGCGCGCGCTCGGGCACCGCTCCCTGCTGGCCAACCCCGGCCGGCGGGAGACCCTGACGAAGCTCAACGACGTCAAGGGCCGGGAGCAGTTCCGGCCGGTGGCGCCGATGATCCGGCTGGACCGGGCGGCGGACGTGTTCGAGGGGCCGCTGCCCTCGCCGTACATGCTGTTCGTGCACCGGGTCCGGGACGAGTGGCGGGACCGGATCCCGGCCGTCGTGCACGTCGACGGCACGGCCCGGGCCCAGACGGTCGACCCGGAGCGGGAGCCCGGGGTGGCGGCGCTGCTCACCGCGTTCGAGCGGCGGACCGGGCTGCCCTGCCTGGTGAACACGTCGCTGAACACGGCCGGGCGGCCGATCGTGGACGACCCGCGGGACGCGCTGGAGCTGTTCGGGTCGGCCCCGGTGGACGTGCTCGTCCTCGGGCCGTACCTGGTCCGGCGGCCGCTCTCGTGA
- a CDS encoding glycosyltransferase, protein MRIAMVSEHASPLAVVGGVDAGGQNVHVEALSRALARAGHEVTVYTRRDSADLPAQIRTADGVLVTHLDAGPATPLPKDDLLPLIGKFGSALAAQLAAAPPDLVHAHFWMSGLAALAATRELDVPVVQTFHALGVTKQRFQGQQDTSPPTRIRFERALAHDAARIIALSSDEVGELLAMGATRDRIAVVPSGVDVEQFRPDGPVAERGERPRVLCVGRLVPRKGFDTVIRALAAVPEAELIIAGGPVADRMTTDPEAARLMRLAERFGVADRVRLAGAVSRADMPVLMRSADVVVCTPWYEPFGIVPLEAMACGVPVIAGATGGFLDTVVDGATGTLVPSRRPDRLAAAMRQLLAEPFWREAYGTAGVDRARSRYSWDRIAAGTLAVYEDVLGRVEPAADALETTPA, encoded by the coding sequence ATGAGGATCGCCATGGTGTCCGAGCACGCCAGCCCGCTTGCCGTGGTCGGGGGGGTCGACGCGGGTGGTCAGAACGTGCACGTCGAGGCCCTGTCCCGCGCGCTGGCGCGGGCCGGGCACGAGGTGACCGTCTACACGCGACGCGATTCGGCCGACCTGCCGGCCCAGATCCGGACGGCGGACGGGGTGCTCGTCACGCACCTGGACGCCGGGCCGGCGACGCCGCTGCCCAAGGACGACCTGCTGCCGCTGATCGGCAAGTTCGGCTCGGCCCTGGCGGCGCAGCTGGCCGCGGCCCCGCCGGACCTCGTGCACGCCCACTTCTGGATGTCCGGGCTGGCCGCGCTGGCCGCCACCCGGGAGCTGGACGTGCCGGTGGTGCAGACCTTCCACGCGCTGGGGGTGACCAAGCAGCGCTTCCAGGGCCAGCAGGACACCAGCCCGCCGACCCGGATCCGGTTCGAGCGGGCACTGGCGCACGACGCCGCCCGGATCATCGCGCTGTCCTCCGACGAGGTCGGCGAGCTGCTGGCGATGGGCGCGACCCGCGACCGGATCGCGGTGGTGCCGTCCGGGGTGGACGTCGAACAGTTCCGGCCGGACGGGCCGGTCGCCGAACGGGGCGAGCGGCCGCGGGTGCTGTGTGTCGGCCGGCTGGTGCCGCGCAAGGGTTTCGACACCGTCATCCGGGCGCTGGCCGCGGTCCCGGAGGCAGAGCTGATCATCGCCGGTGGCCCGGTCGCGGACCGGATGACCACCGATCCGGAGGCGGCCCGGCTGATGCGGCTGGCCGAGCGGTTCGGCGTGGCCGACCGGGTCCGGCTGGCCGGCGCGGTGTCCCGGGCGGACATGCCCGTGCTGATGCGCTCGGCCGACGTCGTCGTCTGCACGCCCTGGTACGAGCCGTTCGGGATCGTGCCGCTGGAGGCGATGGCCTGCGGGGTGCCGGTGATCGCCGGCGCGACCGGCGGGTTCCTGGACACGGTCGTGGACGGCGCGACCGGCACGCTGGTGCCGTCCCGCCGGCCGGACCGGCTGGCCGCCGCCATGCGGCAACTGCTGGCCGAGCCGTTCTGGCGGGAGGCGTACGGGACCGCGGGCGTGGACCGGGCCCGCTCCCGCTACTCCTGGGACCGCATCGCCGCCGGCACCCTGGCCGTGTACGAGGACGTGCTCGGCCGGGTCGAGCCCGCCGCCGACGCGCTCGAGACCACGCCCGCGTGA
- a CDS encoding HAD-IIIA family hydrolase, whose product MVVPTVGRPSLRVLLDALAAGTGPVPAAVLVVDDRRVTDRALDLPAWAPIRVVPGTARGPAAARNLGWRAATTPWVAFLDDDVRPGPSWTADLVRDLAGLPAAVAGSQGRLRVPLPAGRRPTDWERVTAGLAGAAWATADMAFRRPALVRVGGFDERFPRAYREDADLALRLLDAGFTLVRGARQVEHPVRPASRWVSVRTQAGNADDALLRRLHGRTWRERAGAGRGRLPRHVMVTSAALVSLVGVVTRNRKLAVGAGLAWLAGTAEFARARIAPGPRTPAEVATMLATSAVIPPVAVAHRVRGELTARGERPLRAPRYAVLFDRDGTLVHDVPYNGDPALVEPVPGALAALDRLRAGGVPLGVVTNQSGIGRGYVTRDQVDLVNARVEELLGPFDTWQLCPHRPDAACGCRKPQPGLVLAAAAALGVPPERCVVIGDIGGDLGAARAAGARSVLVPTAVTRPEEVAAAPVVAADLASAVEVALAMVGRS is encoded by the coding sequence GTGGTCGTCCCGACCGTCGGGCGCCCGTCGCTGCGGGTCCTGCTCGACGCGCTCGCGGCCGGGACCGGGCCGGTTCCCGCGGCGGTGCTGGTGGTGGACGACCGCCGGGTGACCGACCGCGCCCTGGACCTGCCGGCCTGGGCGCCGATCCGGGTCGTGCCGGGTACGGCCCGCGGGCCGGCCGCGGCCCGCAACCTCGGCTGGCGGGCGGCGACGACGCCCTGGGTCGCCTTCCTCGACGACGACGTACGGCCGGGGCCGTCCTGGACGGCGGACCTGGTCCGGGACCTGGCCGGGCTGCCCGCGGCGGTGGCCGGGTCGCAGGGCCGGCTGCGGGTGCCGCTGCCGGCCGGCCGCCGCCCGACCGACTGGGAGCGGGTGACCGCGGGGCTGGCCGGCGCGGCCTGGGCGACGGCGGACATGGCCTTCCGGCGCCCGGCGCTGGTCCGGGTCGGCGGCTTCGACGAGCGGTTCCCGCGGGCGTACCGGGAGGACGCCGACCTGGCCCTGCGGCTGCTGGACGCCGGCTTCACGCTGGTCCGGGGTGCGCGGCAGGTCGAGCACCCGGTCCGGCCGGCCTCGCGCTGGGTGTCCGTACGGACCCAGGCCGGCAACGCAGACGACGCGCTGCTGCGCCGGCTGCACGGGCGGACCTGGCGGGAGCGGGCCGGTGCCGGCCGCGGGCGGCTGCCCCGGCACGTCATGGTCACCTCGGCCGCGCTCGTCTCGTTGGTCGGTGTCGTGACACGAAACAGGAAGCTGGCGGTCGGGGCGGGGCTGGCGTGGCTGGCCGGGACGGCGGAGTTCGCCCGGGCCCGGATCGCGCCCGGGCCCCGGACGCCGGCCGAGGTGGCCACCATGCTGGCGACCTCGGCGGTGATCCCGCCGGTCGCGGTGGCGCACCGGGTCCGGGGCGAGCTCACCGCCCGGGGGGAGCGGCCGCTGCGCGCGCCGCGGTACGCGGTCCTCTTCGACCGGGACGGCACGCTCGTGCACGACGTCCCGTACAACGGCGACCCGGCGCTGGTGGAGCCGGTGCCGGGGGCGCTGGCGGCGCTGGACCGGCTGCGGGCCGGCGGGGTGCCGCTCGGGGTGGTGACCAACCAGTCCGGCATCGGCCGCGGGTACGTCACCCGCGACCAGGTCGACCTCGTCAACGCGCGGGTCGAGGAGCTGCTCGGGCCGTTCGACACCTGGCAGCTGTGCCCGCACCGGCCGGACGCCGCCTGCGGGTGCCGCAAGCCGCAGCCGGGGCTGGTGCTGGCCGCGGCGGCCGCGCTCGGCGTGCCGCCGGAGCGGTGCGTGGTGATCGGGGACATCGGCGGGGACCTCGGCGCGGCCCGGGCCGCCGGCGCGCGGTCGGTGCTGGTGCCGACCGCGGTGACCCGGCCCGAGGAGGTGGCGGCCGCGCCGGTGGTCGCGGCCGATCTCGCGTCCGCGGTGGAGGTCGCCCTGGCGATGGTGGGGCGGTCGTGA
- a CDS encoding GPGG-motif small membrane protein, with amino-acid sequence MEFILWILAVILVIAGIVQIVRGALLFGIVLIVVGLLVGPGGVSIFT; translated from the coding sequence ATGGAATTCATCCTCTGGATCCTCGCAGTCATCCTGGTCATCGCCGGGATCGTCCAGATCGTCCGCGGCGCGCTGCTGTTCGGCATCGTGCTCATCGTGGTGGGCCTGCTTGTCGGGCCGGGCGGGGTGAGCATCTTCACCTAA